The genomic stretch GGGGTAGCGCAGGGGGACAAGCAGGAGTCGCTTCACCCCAACGCCCTCGGCCAGGTCGCGCTCGGTGCGTGCCTGCGCAAGGCGATCGCCGACAAGGACGGCGACGAGTGGATGTGCCGGGCCGGGGCCGGCGTCGCACCGCAGGACGTGCGGCTCGATCCGATCCGCCGCAAGCCGGTCAAGGTCGAGCCCCAGCGCAAGAGGGTCGTCGACGTCGCGCCTGACCCGGACGACTGGGCGTCGCTGGACCAGGAGGACGTCGACGCCGCCATCGAGCGTCGCGGCGGCCCGGCCACGCCCACCGGGTAGCCGCCGCGGCCGTTCGCGGGTAGGAGGAAGCCATGTCCGCTTCCTCCGACGAGCCCACGCTGGACCTCGAGGCGATCCGCCGCGACCTGGAGGCGCGCAGGGACGTGGTGAGCGGGCGCGTCAGCGGGCTAGCACAGCGCCCCGAGCTGGGCAGCGCACAGGGGTTCGGCAAGCGGATCGGGGACGGCACGGTCGAGGCGATCAGCCGGCTGACCGAGATCGGCGTCGGCCGCTCGCTGGAGAGCGGCCTGATGCGCACCGAGCGGGCGCTGGCCAAGCTCGACGAGGGCACCTACGGGATCTGCGACCGATGCGGGGCGACGATTCCGGCGGGCCGGCTGCGGGCGATGCCCGACAGCGTGCTGTGCGTGGCGTGTGCGGCCACGGCGCGGCGCGACGCTCCTCGGCGCCGGTAGGAGCGACCGCCCCGCGCGGGGGCTGCTGCCCGGGCGCCGCCGGGCCGGCGGCGCCCCGAACGCGACCCTCATCCCTCCCGGAGCGCCAGCCGGCGCAACAGCGCGCCGCCGGCGAGCAGGAGCAGTCCGATCACGGCGACCGGGCCCAGGTCGAGCCCGGTGAACGGCAGACCGGAGCGCATCAGCGTCTGGTCGTCGGCCGCCGGGCTGGGCGATCTGGACGCGACGGTCTCGGTGCGGGCCGTCGGGGTGGTGGCGCCGTCGCCCATGCTCGGCGCGCCGGACGGGCTGCCCGCGCCGTCGTCCTGCGGCGCGCCCGGGGAGGACGGCTCACCGTTGACCGGCGCCGCCGGTGCGGGATGGCTGTCCTGGGCCGTCGTGGCTGCGCCTGCTCCGGGCGTCGTGGGCACGGCCGGCTCGCCACCGCTGCCCGGCGCTCCCGGGACGTCCGCCTCGGCCGGGGTCTGCGATCGCGTGGTGGAGCAGGACGCGAGAACGCAGACCGGTGCGTCGACGTCGACGCCTCCGAGCGCGAGCCTGCCCGAGCTGTCGCTCGTCTCGTCCGTCGCCGTGGTCTCCCCGCCGGACCCGGCGGGTGCCGTCGACGTGCAGGCGCTGAGCACGCACACCGGCGCGCCCACTCCGGCGTCGGCGACCTGCGCGGCGCCGGTCGATCCGCTGGTGCGCTGGACGCTCGCCGCACCATCGCCGGCGGTCGCGTGGTCGCCGTCGCTGAGGACGCGGACCGGTGCATCGATCCGGCCGCCGCCGATCTGACCGGTACCGGTGGAGCCGGTGGTCTGCTGGTCGGCTCCGGCGGTGGTCGTCCCGCCGGGGTTCTGCTCGTCGCCGTCGCTGAGGACGCGGACCGGTGCGTCGGCGGTCACCGGGCCGGCCTGGGCCGTGCCCGTCGAGTCCGATGTCGTCTGTGGTGCGGCGGTCGCCGGCGAGGCGGCCGGCGCGTTGTCGCCGTCGCTGAGGACGCGGACCGGCGCGTCGACGGTCACCGCGGCGGCCTGCGCCGTCCCGAGAGCGTCGTCGACGGTCTGGCCTGCCTGCGCTTGGGCAGGGGCCGTTGTGAGCGCGGCGCCGGCGAGGCCGGCGACGAGCGCCATCCATCTATGTCTCATGAATGCTCCTTGTCGAGTCCGTGCGGTGCGAGCCCCGCGCCGATCGGCGTGCGGGGCGACGTTCGGCAGCTCGACCGGGTCAGTCAGGCGGGACGATGCGCCCGAGGTACGGTGCCGCGGGCGGGGCGGCGAGCGCGATCGCCGGCGCGCGGAGACGTACGCCGGCGCCGGCGAGCACGAAGAGCATCCCGGCGAGCACCGCGGCCACGCCGCCCGCACCGGACGGCGCAGCGTCCGGCAGGCTCGATCCCGGGGCGGCGTGGACGTCACGGCGGGACGCCGGGGTCAGCGGCGATCGCGAGGACGTGCTGCGTGACGACGCACGGCGGTGGTCGGCTCGGTCTTCGGTGCGCGCCGTCGCCGCGCGGTCCCGGCCGGCGGCCTGTGGGGCGACGGCGACCGGCTCCGGCGCCGAGGCGAGCCTGTGGTTCGCGACGCGACGCGGCGCTTCCGGTCGCGGCCGATGCGGACGGGAGCGGCGGTGCGCCGGGTGCGCCGGCCCGGACCGCGCGCTCGAGGGCGCGACCTCGGCCGTCTCCGGCACCGGCGAGGCCTCCGCGGCACGCCGCGGCTGCGGGGCGGCGTCAGCGCGAGTTGGGGGCGTCGCATCCGCCGTGGCCTCGTGGAGCGCGACCGAGGTGTCGACCCGTCGTGCGCTCGCCGTGCCGGCCGGCACCGTGGTGGCCGTGACGTCGGCGACGGGCGCCGTTTCCACGGAGGCCGTCGCGGTGAGGGCGACGGCGGGTGCGGCCGCGACGGCGGGTGCCGCGCTCTGCGGATCGTCCGACACCGCGGCGGGCAGGGCGCGTGCATAGAGGTCCACGGGCGCCACCGACGCCGTGACACTCACGACGCCCGTGTGGACGTCAAGCCCCGGCACCGCGCCCGCCGGTGCCGCCGTGCACAGCACGCCGATCGCCGCCAGGAGGACGGCGATGCCGCCCCGTCTCTGCCTGTACCGGTCCACGGTCGCCCTCATCCGAATACTTGAGGACATCTATCCGGAAAAGGGAGCACCGCAAGCGAGACGTTGTCCGAGACAGGACAACCAACCGCGCCGCGCCCGCTGTCATGGAGCGCCCTGGTAGTCGCGACATGGCTCGCCCCGCAGACCCGGGCAGGGGGGCAGGCCGGCCGGCGCGCTCACGCCGGGGACGACGGGCAGCAGCAGGTGCGACGGCATCTGCTGGGAGTGGGCGATGGTCACCTTCGCCCTGCCCGGCGGGTCGGTCTCGCCGAAGGACCAGATCGGCTGGTCGCCGTTGGGCGCGCTGATCGACACGCGCAGCCGCGAGCCCGCCCGGTACACGTGGCCCTGGTAGTAGAGCGGGATGGTCACCGGCACGAAGGTGCCGGCCGGCAGCGTCGCGACGTCGGCGGCCCGGAGGCTGAGCACGGGCTCCAGCGGCGTGCTCCTGCTCTGGTCGAGCGCGCGCTCGTTCGCCCGCAGCCAGCCGCTCTGCACGTAGGTCTCCTTGCCGTCGGGGCGGACCTCGCTGATGGTGGCCTGCAGGTCGACGTTCGGCTTCGAGGACCGCAGCCAGGCATTCACCGCTCCGGCGCCGATGACCGTCGTGTCGGCGGCCAGCGGGGCGGTCAGGTACGACGCTGCGCTGCCGTCCGGGCTCTCCTGCCAGGCGTAGCCCGGCGTCGCGGTCCACAGGCCGCCCGCGCCCGCCGCGGTGTCGCCCGTGAAGTCGGTCAGCGGCCGGGCGTGGGCGTCCCAGGTGAACGTCTCGGCGCCGCGCGTGGCGGGCACCGCGTCGGTGAGCGCGCCGTTGCCGGCCAGGTACCAGGCGCGCGCCGTCGTGGCGGGGATCGGGAACGCGTCGAAGGACTGCTCGAACGTGGGGTGGGGGGCGCCGGCCTGCGGGCTCCCGCCGCCGTTCTCGAACAGCACGCGGATCGGCTTGAGCCGCTCGAACGCCGCC from Capillimicrobium parvum encodes the following:
- a CDS encoding TraR/DksA family transcriptional regulator — its product is MSASSDEPTLDLEAIRRDLEARRDVVSGRVSGLAQRPELGSAQGFGKRIGDGTVEAISRLTEIGVGRSLESGLMRTERALAKLDEGTYGICDRCGATIPAGRLRAMPDSVLCVACAATARRDAPRRR